The Salvelinus namaycush isolate Seneca chromosome 5, SaNama_1.0, whole genome shotgun sequence genome segment agtagaaggaggaggaggaggaggaagaagagggggaagaggaggaggaggaagagtagaaggaggaggaggaagaagagggggaagaggaggaggaggaagagtagaAGGAGAGGTTTTGTGGACATTGTGATGTAACACTTCACATCTCTGGTCTTCCAGGCATGGGCGATTAGAATACTCAACACTCCATCGCACAATCAATAAACACACTTCATCAAGcacccctattccttatgtagtgcactttTTTTGAGCAGGGCCCACAGAGGACTTTggtcaatgtagtgcactacatagaggatagggtgccatttcagacaaaCCCTCACCCTGTACTAAAACcccttgttttttttctctttctgcaGTCAAATACACAACTTGATCTTTTTGAGTTATCATTCTTTTCTCAACGTTTTCTTTCCTTGTTTGTTGGTTTTGACTCTCGGACAAGACTAGCGTTGTTTTTCTAGAATGCAAAGAACTGGGTTGTCCTGAAGAAGACACACATAAACAACATGAGAGGATGCTATTGGTCCATTTAGGCGCTCTTTTCCCTTATAAGGAGTACAATGTGCTTTTTGTGAGACAAGATGGCATCATGTTAGCTAGTTGTCTTCACAAGCAGAGACTTAAAAGCTAAGGTATTATTCCCTTTCCacgaaattgggggggggggggatatgttAATTCATTTGAATAGTAGAACTGAACGGTGCTTTCCCAACAGTTTGGTCACAGACATATCATAATGGAAATAAGAAGTAGGAGAAGGAGGAATGGAAGTTAAAGACTTTCGTTTGTGTAACACTTTGTTCTTGCTTGTGCCGggctggccactctctcgctCATTCCTCTAGGCTGCTTAGATGTCACATTAATCGGCCATTTTTTGTTCAGAGGAGTAGGAGTCTGATCTGCTGGAGTAAACAGCAGCAGAGGCTAGATTCAGAACAAAAGAGTACCGACCAGGGGCCACTTCAAGCTAAGCTCTTTTCCAATAGGCCCCTCCAGCCTACTCTCTGAGTTCTACAATTAGTTAAACACAGACCAGGAAGGGCTTGAACTGGACTAAATAAGCTATTTTACACACAGCATTGTGCTTCACTGAGGCAGATACTATAtacaggaggaggagacagtacatggagagtggagggggaggCAGTTGGGTCTCTGGGGCTTGGTGCGGAGGCTTGAGGGGGCGATGGTCAGGTTATAGATGGATCAGGAGAGGGGACAGCAGAGGCGGTAAGGAGAGCAGCTGATGGGTCAGAAAGAAATATGGAGGAGGGGTGTTTGAAGCAGGGGGCCGGGGCCAATGGGGCTGGCGTCCAGGGGGCTTGAGGCAGGGGGCCAGGCCCGTGGGGCTGGGGTCCAGGGGGCTTGAGGCAGGGGGCTTGAGGCAGGAATCCAAGGGAGGCtgggagagtgggggggggggggggcacatggtgGTTGGGGCCAAGGGCTGGAGGCTAGGGAGCACTATGGGGGTCAAAGAGCCAGGGGGGCAGTGGCTGGAGGCTGGGGTCCAGGAGGCAAGAGGACTAAGGGCTGGATCCAGGGAGGCAAGGTGACCCAGGGCTGGATCCAGGGAGGCAAGGGGACCCAGGGCTGGATCCAGGGAGGCAAGGTGAGAGGGGGCTGGAGGCTGGGGAGCACTAGGGGGCCCGGGGACCAGGGCTGATGATGGCCTCACTCACGATAGAACACGTATTCAGTGTAGCTGGTCCAGATCTTGTCGTCCGTCTGCTCATGAGCGAAGGCGCAGGTCCCCGTGGAGTTACAAGCCACCATGTGAAACCCGGCGTCCGCCAGCTTGTCAAAGGCCTGCTCCAGGAAGGTGAATTTGAGGTAGTAGCGTGACGTGTAGCGCTCTGGGGGTCGGTCTGGGTCCCGGCTCTCGTTCAGCGTCTCCCCAAACACCTCTTTAGCCAGCGACGTCTTGCCACAGACCATAATGCGTGCAACACGTCTGAACTTGGCGTCGGACTGACTGTCACGCCCCAAAGTATAGGAGCCGCGATAACCGATGGTGATGAATCCTGAGCGTTTACCGTCTCCGCTGGGGACCAGACTGGCACAGGCAGCGGCAGTGCCCAGCGAGGCTAGGTTGCGCCCGGTGTCGATGCCCGGCGAGGAGTCCTCCGGGTCGCTCTGACACCCCTCGTCGCCCAGCGAGTTCTGCTTGCTGAGTTTGGGCGCCAGGATCTTTATGAGCTCAGGTAGGTTGAAGAACTCCGCCTCCCGCTGCAGGCGACCCCGCTCTGGGAAGTGGTCTGGGAGCACCAGCTGCTGATCTCTCATGTAGTCCAGAATATACCGGAACAGGAAACCATCCCGGTCCAGGAAGAAACGGCCCTTGGTGTCCCTCGCCAGCCCTTTGGTGGTTTTCCTGCTAAACATCTCCCACAGGAGAGAGTCTGGTACGCTGATCAGGGTTGAGTAGCGGGTGATGTACACCTGGCCGCCCACGTTCAGCTCTACAATCTCAGGGAAGATGACTTCCTCCGCTACGGGAATGCCGGGGCTGTTATCTGGCAGAGCCATGGCTGTTGTCCTTCTTTCACAGAGAACTCCGCTCACACTGCAACCCTACTCTACTGTCACCTTGCTAGTGCAGTGGGTAGATGATTCCACCTTATAGCCTACAACTGTACACTGCAGATCAGAATAGGTTACTTGCGTTTATATGAATTACaattgattttttttatatatatatcggTTAGTTGTCAAAATGAACAAAAGGGTATTTCTGAAAGCCTATAGGTGATCTGCGTAGCGTCTATCCCGATAGGCCTTTATCTGTTCAAAAGAGCTTAACTACAGCAGTGCACTATTCCTACCAGCGCAAAGCAATCCTCTAAACTGCAGTTATATCATCCCAGCCCGTTAATTGCAAAATAGAGAGCACGAAGACATATATTCTAACTACAGGGATAATTTATGGTAGCTAAAACATAACTTGCGTAGACAGTGGATAATAAACATTGTGTCCATGCCCTTTACACGCCAACCAATGGAATATCCTGAAAATCGCAGCCGAGAATTGAAACAAAATTGTCTATCAAAATCTATTTCGGGTAAAAATCCGTTCCCTTCTGCGTTTCTCAATGACCCGCTCTATAGATGGGGATCAGTCCGGAATGGAAAATAACCCACAGTCGTCCGTGATGGTTTCCTCTTACTTCTTATTGTCTTGACGCAGAAACACACAAGGTGGAACTTCAGTGCAATCCATAGTTGGAGGTGTCGGTTGATGTACAGATCAGGATTAGCCAATAAAGGAAGCAGATTTCCCAGACGAAATGCGAGCTAGAGCCGTGAACAAAAACACCTCTAGCTGTGCCATCGCCGATGGAACGATTCCACGAGGCTCTGTCTTTTGTTCGGTCGGTAGGTTTTCTCCTCCCGTAGTAATAGCCACTCTTATGCCATCCCGGAGAGCTCTGCTGCTACAAAAAGTACCGTAAATAATCAGCCCCGTTAAACCCCACCTACCTGCCAGAGTCAGCGTTTATATTATGCAAAACTAAGTTTCCCTTACAGCTATAAAAACAGATGCAGGACTTTGATTGTTTAGATGATTCATCAAAGGGAATTATAGAGATGATTCATAATTTGGTGTCATGTCATTGCTGTCATGAGCCATATAGCAAAGCAATTGAGATATCTGTTTGATTTGCAatgtcaatttcaattcaattgtCTTTGTTGTGAACATCAATTGTGAATATAGTAAACAGGAGTGTAAATTACCAACTAGAGTTAGAATTAGCATTTTAACGGTCCTTATAATAAAACTCAGGTCATTATAATAAAACAGAGGACAACAGCGACACCTAGCGGAAGAACTATAACTATAATAATGGCAAATACCCAAGAGTAAATAAAAAACGTTTAACACTAAAAACGTTACATATCAtttgaattccaaataaaaatatataatttcaaaATCGCACTGTAATCAATATCACTTTATCGGTCAATTGCACACAAGATCCAACCGAAAT includes the following:
- the LOC120047906 gene encoding BTB/POZ domain-containing protein KCTD12-like, whose translation is MALPDNSPGIPVAEEVIFPEIVELNVGGQVYITRYSTLISVPDSLLWEMFSRKTTKGLARDTKGRFFLDRDGFLFRYILDYMRDQQLVLPDHFPERGRLQREAEFFNLPELIKILAPKLSKQNSLGDEGCQSDPEDSSPGIDTGRNLASLGTAAACASLVPSGDGKRSGFITIGYRGSYTLGRDSQSDAKFRRVARIMVCGKTSLAKEVFGETLNESRDPDRPPERYTSRYYLKFTFLEQAFDKLADAGFHMVACNSTGTCAFAHEQTDDKIWTSYTEYVFYRE